A window from Corvus cornix cornix isolate S_Up_H32 chromosome 8, ASM73873v5, whole genome shotgun sequence encodes these proteins:
- the LOC104695236 gene encoding riboflavin-binding protein — protein sequence MLRFAITLLAVITSSTCKQYGCLEGDTQKPKPSPEPNMQECTLYSKSSCCYADFTEQLAHSPVIKVSNSYWNRCGQLSKSCEDFTKKIECFYRCSPHAARWIHPNDTAAIQGVPLCQSFCDDWYEACKDDSICVRNWLTDWEWDESGKNHCKDKCTPYSEIYANGTDMCQSMWGESFKVSKSSCLCLQMNKKDSIAIKYLLSKSSEESSSSSSSSSSEEHACQNKLLKFGKLKREEGEQTR from the exons ATGCTGAGGTTTGCTATCACCCTCCTTGCTGTCATAACATCATCCACCTGTAAACAATATGGATGTCTGGAAGGGGACACCCAAAAACCGAAGCCAAGTCCTGAGCCAAATATGCAAGAGTGCACTCTGTACTCTAAAT CTTCCTGTTGCTATGCGGACTTCACAGAGCAATTGGCTCATTCCCCGGTAATTAAAGTAAGCAACAGCTACTGGAACAGATGTGGGCAGCTCAGTAAATC CTGTGAAgatttcacaaagaaaatcGAGTGCTTTTACCGGTGTTCTCCACATGCTGCTCGCTGGATCCATCCCAACGACACTGCTGCTATTCAGGGTGTTCCATTGTGTCAAAGCTTTTGTGATGACTG GTATGAAGCCTGCAAAGATGATTCCATATGTGTTCGTAACTGGCTGACAGACTGGGAATGGgatgaaagtggaaaaaaccacTGTAAGGATAAATGTACTCCATACAGTGAG ATATATGCAAATGGGACTGACATGTGCCAGAGTATGTGGGGGGAGTCATTTAAGGTGAGCAaatcctcctgcctctgcttgCAAATGAACAAGAAGGACTCGATTGCAATCAAGTATCTCCTCTCAAAGAGCTCAGAGGaaagctccagcagcagcagcagcagcagcagcgaggaGCATGCCTGCCAAAATAAACTCCTGAAGTTTGGGAAACTAAAGCGAGAGGAAGGTGAACAAACAAGATAA